Proteins co-encoded in one Thermoproteales archaeon genomic window:
- a CDS encoding 4Fe-4S dicluster domain-containing protein: MVFTEKLSSQVIKRFIGLQDPNVCFQCRRCSSGCPVAFLEKNYRPHRIVAFVNLDRIDELLKSEVIWECTRCYKCVEYCPQKVAPSDVVLALQALAAEKIGLPAEYKDMIMRIAKTGFSFEVMQVTDRELEFYDRESLGLPKLVTPSSIEILGNIVKKLGGIE, translated from the coding sequence GTGGTTTTTACGGAGAAATTAAGCTCTCAGGTGATAAAGCGTTTTATTGGACTCCAAGATCCAAACGTATGCTTTCAGTGTAGGAGATGTAGTAGCGGCTGTCCGGTAGCATTTCTAGAAAAAAATTATAGACCTCACAGGATTGTTGCCTTTGTAAATCTAGATCGTATAGACGAGCTTTTGAAAAGCGAAGTTATTTGGGAATGCACTAGATGCTATAAGTGCGTAGAATATTGTCCTCAAAAAGTTGCTCCTTCAGATGTTGTGCTGGCGCTTCAGGCGCTGGCAGCCGAGAAAATAGGACTTCCAGCGGAGTACAAGGATATGATAATGAGGATTGCTAAAACTGGCTTCTCTTTTGAAGTTATGCAAGTGACGGATAGGGAGCTAGAGTTCTATGATAGGGAAAGCCTGGGATTGCCAAAGTTGGTGACGCCTTCAAGCATCGAAATACTTGGAAATATTGTTAAAAAACTTGGAGGTATAGAGTAA
- a CDS encoding CoB--CoM heterodisulfide reductase iron-sulfur subunit B family protein, with protein MPKVVVYWGCFAPTKQYALELSTRNVFEALNIEILELENSACCGYPYRGVKPKLWTFLAARIMALAEKQGFDEILPVCNGCYNSLIKTKFYLERDKKLLEEINSLLKEENLEYRGKVKPIHVIEYFHDYFDVKALKEKLFSEDRKDIKIAAHYGCDAIRPGEVPRFDSSRNPQKFENIIEALGFTAVRDYPRKLDCCGAPLMAINPELGLRVSGLKLKNAKLAGADLLVTTCEYCFEMLDSKQDSVSRLINEKLEVPVMYYQQLLGLVLGISEKELGLNFNMSPIDVFLEKFKR; from the coding sequence ATGCCTAAGGTTGTAGTTTACTGGGGCTGTTTTGCACCCACAAAACAGTATGCTTTGGAGCTCTCGACTAGAAACGTTTTCGAGGCTTTAAACATTGAAATTCTTGAATTAGAAAACTCGGCGTGTTGCGGCTATCCATATAGGGGTGTTAAACCTAAACTATGGACTTTCCTAGCGGCAAGAATTATGGCTTTGGCGGAGAAGCAAGGCTTCGATGAAATCCTACCCGTGTGCAACGGATGCTACAATTCTTTAATCAAGACAAAGTTTTATCTCGAGAGAGATAAGAAGCTTTTGGAGGAGATTAATAGCCTACTTAAAGAGGAAAATCTAGAGTATAGAGGCAAGGTTAAGCCTATCCACGTTATTGAATACTTCCACGATTATTTCGACGTTAAAGCTCTTAAAGAAAAGCTGTTTTCCGAAGACAGAAAGGATATTAAAATTGCGGCTCACTACGGCTGCGACGCAATAAGACCTGGCGAGGTTCCCAGATTTGACAGTTCTAGAAATCCGCAGAAATTTGAAAATATAATTGAAGCGCTGGGCTTTACAGCGGTTAGAGATTATCCGAGAAAGCTTGATTGCTGCGGAGCTCCGCTGATGGCTATAAACCCTGAGCTTGGGCTTAGGGTTAGCGGGCTTAAGCTTAAAAACGCTAAATTGGCCGGGGCCGATCTACTAGTGACTACTTGCGAATACTGTTTTGAAATGCTTGATTCGAAGCAGGATTCCGTTTCAAGGCTTATAAATGAAAAATTGGAGGTTCCCGTAATGTACTATCAGCAACTTCTAGGCTTGGTTCTTGGAATTTCAGAGAAAGAGCTCGGCTTGAACTTCAACATGAGCCCAATCGATGTTTTTCTAGAAAAATTTAAGAGGTGA